In a single window of the Gossypium hirsutum isolate 1008001.06 chromosome D02, Gossypium_hirsutum_v2.1, whole genome shotgun sequence genome:
- the LOC107910269 gene encoding lysine--tRNA ligase, cytoplasmic: MEGSVEETAKGVSDLAVDSASPAETQSKNARKKELKNKQREEERRRKEEEKAAKQAAAKASSHSQKSAGADDEDMDPTQFHENRLKFLAAQKAEGKNPYPHKFFASMSIIEYIDKYGSLANGEHIEDISVSLAGRIMSKRSSSSKLFFYDLHGDGAKVQVMADASKSGLDEAEFAKFHSSVKRGDIVGVTGFPGKTKRGELSIFPKSFTVLSHCLHMMPRQKAGPDASVKKTDLWVPGSTRNPEAYILKDQETRYRQRYLDLMLNLEVRQIFKTRSKIISYVRSFLDNLDFLEVETPMMNMIAGGAAARPFVTHHNELNMKLYMRIAPELYLKELVVGGLNRVYEIGKQFRNEGIDLTHNPEFTTCEFYMAFADYNDLMDLTEKMLSGMVKELTGGYKIKYHSNGLENDPIEIDFTPPFRRLDMVEELEKMANLNIPKDFSSDEANKYLVDACAKFEIKCPPPQTTARLLDKLVGHFLEETCVNPTFIINHPEIMSPLAKWHRSKPGLTERFELFINKHELCNAYTELNDPVVQRQRFAEQLKDRQSGDDEAMALDETFCTALEYGLPPTGGWGLGIDRLAMLLTDSQNIKEVLLFPAMKPQDEPSAKAPGT; the protein is encoded by the exons ATGGAAGGCTCCGTCGAAGAAACGGCCAAGGGAGTTTCCGATTTAGCAGTGGATTCGGCTTCCCCCGCAGAAACTCAGAGCAAAAA TGCTCGTAAGAAGGAACTTAAAAATAAGCAGCGGGAAGAGGAGCGTCGCCGTAAGGAGGAGGAAAAAGCAGCCAAACAG GCTGCAGCCAAGGCAAGCTCACATAGTCAGAAATCTGCTGGAGCTGATGATGAAGATATGGATCCCACG CAATTCCATGAGAATAGGCTGAAATTTCTTGCAGCCCAGAAAGCAGAAGGAAAAAATCCATATCCTCATAAGTTCTTTGCGTCGATGTCTATTATtgaatatatagataaatatggAAGCTTAGCCAATGGGGAGCATATTGAGGATATCTCAGTATCTTTGGCTG GTCGAATTATGAGCAAAAGATCATCAAGTTCAAAGCTTTTCTTTTATGACTTGCATGGTGATGGTGCCAAAGTCCAAGTTATGGCTGATGCAAG CAAGTCAGGCTTGGATGAAGCAGAATTTGCAAAATTCCATTCCAGTGTGAAGCGTGGTGATATAGTTGGTGTCACTGGGTTTCCAG GAAAAACAAAGAGAGGGGAGTTGAGCATCTTTCCTAAGTCATTTACTGTTTTATCCCATTGTCTCCATATGATGCCAAGGCAAAAAGCAGGTCCTGATGCCAGTGTGAAG AAAACTGATTTATGGGTCCCAGGAAGTACCAGGAACCCTGAAGCATATATTTTGAAGGATCag gAAACTCGATATCGCCAACGGTATCTTGATTTGATGTTAAACCTGGAGGTTCGTCAAATATTCAAGACCAGATCTAAGATCATTTCTTATGTAAGGAGTTTTCTTGACAATCTTGATTTCTTGGAG GTTGAAACTCCCATGATGAACATGATTGCTGGAGGTGCAGCTGCCCGTCCATTTGTAACCCATCACAATGAATTAAACATGAAGCTCTACATGCGTATTGCACCAGAGTTATATCTTAAGGAGCTTGTAGTTGGTGGACTGAATCGTGTTTATGAAATTGGAAAACAGTTTAGAAATGAGGGTATTGATTTGACTCACAATCCTGAATTCACTACTTGCGAGTTCTATATGGCTTTTGCAGACTATAATGACCTGATGGATCTCACTGAAAAAATGTTGAGTG GAATGGTCAAGGAACTTACAGGTGGCTATAAGATTAAATATCACTCAAATGGCCTTGAAAATGATCCAATAGAGATCGATTTCACTCCGCCTTTCAG GAGGCTTGACATGGTCGAGGAGTTGGAGAAGATGGCTAACCTCAACATACCCAAGGACTTTTCCAGTGATGAAGCTAACAAATATTTGGTGGATGCATGTGCAAAGTTTGAGATCAAATGCCCTCCTCCTCAAACAACAGCACGTTTATTAGATAAA CTTGTTGGACATTTTCTAGAAGAGACGTGTGTGAATCCTACTTTCATAATCAACCATCCTGAAATAATGAGTCCTTTGGCTAAGTGGCATAGGTCAAAACCAGGACTGACTGAACGTTTTGAACTTTTTATCAACAAACATGAA CTCTGCAATGCATACACTGAGTTGAATGATCCTGTTGTACAACGTCAACGATTCGCTGAACAACTGAAG GATCGGCAATCAGGTGATGATGAAGCAATGGCTTTGGATGAAACATTCTGTACTGCACTTGAGTACGGATTGCCACCAACAGGTGGTTGGGGACTGGGCATTGATCGGCTAGCTATGTTATTAACAGATTCACAGAATATCAAG GAGGTTCTTCTCTTCCCAGCCATGAAACCTCAGGATGAACCATCAGCCAAAG CTCCAGGAACATAA
- the LOC107910270 gene encoding DNA polymerase I isoform X3 has translation MACFHSMNLRTPCLWTSLPCIRRHFSRNLKDGNKLLSFNRLYVIRPSPFQTLKQYCSLSGNLSSTVPGDHAIPHGNAVISSKKEQIFHQEAALGRANLQETVVNAKSSNGRVMLIDGTSVIYRAYYKLLAKLHHGYLSHADGNGDWVLTIFTALSLIIDVLEFVPSHVAVVFDHDGLNFRHTLFPSYKSNRPPTPDTIVQGLQYLKASIKAMSIKVIEVPGVEADDVIGTLAARSVDEGFKVRVVSPDKDFFQILCPSLRLLRIAPRGYEMVSFGMEDFSKRYGDLKPSQFVDVVSLVGDRCDNIPGVDGIGNVHAVQLITKFGTLENLLKCVDEVEVDHIRKALIANADQAVLSKNLAMLRCDLPFYMVPFSTRDLTFNKPEDNGEKFTSLLNAISAYAEGFSADPIIRRAFYLWKKLEPP, from the exons ATGGCGTGTTTTCATTCTATGAATCTTCGCACTCCTTGCTTATGGACGAGTCTACCTTGCATTCGGAGACACTTCTCAAGGAATCTGAAGGATGGAAATAAATTATTGAGTTTTAACAGATTATATGTGATCCGCCCTTCACCATTTCAAACCCTGAAG CAGTACTGTAGCTTATCTGGTAACTTAAGTTCTACTGTACCTGGTGATCATGCAATTCCCCATGGGAATGCAGTGATTTCTTCGAAAAAGGAACAAATATTTCACCAAGAGGCAGCTCTAGGGAGAGCCAACCTTCAAGAAACTGTGGTGAATGCTAAATCCTCAAATGGTAGAGTAATGCTTATTGATGGCACATCAGTCATTTATAGGGCCTACTACAAACTTCTAG CAAAACTGCACCATGGGTACCTATCACATGCTGATGGCAACGGTGACTGGGTTTTAACTATATTTACAGCTTTATCACTT ATAATTGATGTTCTGGAATTTGTTCCTTCACATGTAGCG GTGGTGTTTGACCATGATG GTTTAAATTTTCGTCATACTCTGTTTCCTTCATACAAGAGCAACCGCCCTCCTACACCGGATACCATAGTGCAGGGACTTCAATATTTGAAGGCATCCATCAAAGCTATGTCCATTAAGGTGATAGAG GTACCTGGTGTAGAAGCTGATGATGTGATTGGGACACTGGCTGCAAGGAGTGTTGATGAAGGGTTTAAG GTTCGAGTTGTCTCCCCAGACAAGGATTTCTTTCAGATCCTATGTCCTTCATTACGCCTACTACGAATTGCACCACGTGGCTATGA GATGGTTTCATTTGGAATGGAGGATTTCTCAAAAAGATATGGAGATCTGAAACCTTCTCAGTTTGTTGATGTAGTCTCTCTTGTGGGTGATAGATGTGATAATATCCCAG GAGTTGATGGAATTGGGAATGTCCATGCTGTTCAACTTATCACTAAGTTTG GCACATTGGAGAATTTACTGAAGTGTGTTGATGAAGTTGAAGTGGACCACATCAGGAAG GCCTTGATAGCAAATGCTGATCAAGCCGTCTTAAGCAAAAACTTG GCAATGCTGAGATGTGATCTTCCATTCTATATGGTACCATTTTCCACCAGAGATCTCACATTTAATAAACCCGAG GACAATGGGGAGAAATTCACGAGCCTTTTGAATGCCATAAGTGCATATGCAGAAGGATTCTCAGCTGATCCAATTATCAGAAGAGCGTTCTATTTGTGGAAGAAGCTCGAACCACCTTGA
- the LOC107910270 gene encoding DNA polymerase I isoform X2, translating to MACFHSMNLRTPCLWTSLPCIRRHFSRNLKDGNKLLSFNRLYVIRPSPFQTLKYCSLSGNLSSTVPGDHAIPHGNAVISSKKEQIFHQEAALGRANLQETVVNAKSSNGRVMLIDGTSVIYRAYYKLLAKLHHGYLSHADGNGDWVLTIFTALSLIIDVLEFVPSHVAVVFDHDGIPFGHTSISSKENVMGKGLNFRHTLFPSYKSNRPPTPDTIVQGLQYLKASIKAMSIKVIEVPGVEADDVIGTLAARSVDEGFKVRVVSPDKDFFQILCPSLRLLRIAPRGYEMVSFGMEDFSKRYGDLKPSQFVDVVSLVGDRCDNIPGVDGIGNVHAVQLITKFGTLENLLKCVDEVEVDHIRKALIANADQAVLSKNLAMLRCDLPFYMVPFSTRDLTFNKPEDNGEKFTSLLNAISAYAEGFSADPIIRRAFYLWKKLEPP from the exons ATGGCGTGTTTTCATTCTATGAATCTTCGCACTCCTTGCTTATGGACGAGTCTACCTTGCATTCGGAGACACTTCTCAAGGAATCTGAAGGATGGAAATAAATTATTGAGTTTTAACAGATTATATGTGATCCGCCCTTCACCATTTCAAACCCTGAAG TACTGTAGCTTATCTGGTAACTTAAGTTCTACTGTACCTGGTGATCATGCAATTCCCCATGGGAATGCAGTGATTTCTTCGAAAAAGGAACAAATATTTCACCAAGAGGCAGCTCTAGGGAGAGCCAACCTTCAAGAAACTGTGGTGAATGCTAAATCCTCAAATGGTAGAGTAATGCTTATTGATGGCACATCAGTCATTTATAGGGCCTACTACAAACTTCTAG CAAAACTGCACCATGGGTACCTATCACATGCTGATGGCAACGGTGACTGGGTTTTAACTATATTTACAGCTTTATCACTT ATAATTGATGTTCTGGAATTTGTTCCTTCACATGTAGCG GTGGTGTTTGACCATGATG GAATTCCATTTGGTCATACATCTATTTCTTCAAAAGAAAATGTCATGGGAAAAG GTTTAAATTTTCGTCATACTCTGTTTCCTTCATACAAGAGCAACCGCCCTCCTACACCGGATACCATAGTGCAGGGACTTCAATATTTGAAGGCATCCATCAAAGCTATGTCCATTAAGGTGATAGAG GTACCTGGTGTAGAAGCTGATGATGTGATTGGGACACTGGCTGCAAGGAGTGTTGATGAAGGGTTTAAG GTTCGAGTTGTCTCCCCAGACAAGGATTTCTTTCAGATCCTATGTCCTTCATTACGCCTACTACGAATTGCACCACGTGGCTATGA GATGGTTTCATTTGGAATGGAGGATTTCTCAAAAAGATATGGAGATCTGAAACCTTCTCAGTTTGTTGATGTAGTCTCTCTTGTGGGTGATAGATGTGATAATATCCCAG GAGTTGATGGAATTGGGAATGTCCATGCTGTTCAACTTATCACTAAGTTTG GCACATTGGAGAATTTACTGAAGTGTGTTGATGAAGTTGAAGTGGACCACATCAGGAAG GCCTTGATAGCAAATGCTGATCAAGCCGTCTTAAGCAAAAACTTG GCAATGCTGAGATGTGATCTTCCATTCTATATGGTACCATTTTCCACCAGAGATCTCACATTTAATAAACCCGAG GACAATGGGGAGAAATTCACGAGCCTTTTGAATGCCATAAGTGCATATGCAGAAGGATTCTCAGCTGATCCAATTATCAGAAGAGCGTTCTATTTGTGGAAGAAGCTCGAACCACCTTGA
- the LOC107910270 gene encoding DNA polymerase I isoform X1, translating to MACFHSMNLRTPCLWTSLPCIRRHFSRNLKDGNKLLSFNRLYVIRPSPFQTLKQYCSLSGNLSSTVPGDHAIPHGNAVISSKKEQIFHQEAALGRANLQETVVNAKSSNGRVMLIDGTSVIYRAYYKLLAKLHHGYLSHADGNGDWVLTIFTALSLIIDVLEFVPSHVAVVFDHDGIPFGHTSISSKENVMGKGLNFRHTLFPSYKSNRPPTPDTIVQGLQYLKASIKAMSIKVIEVPGVEADDVIGTLAARSVDEGFKVRVVSPDKDFFQILCPSLRLLRIAPRGYEMVSFGMEDFSKRYGDLKPSQFVDVVSLVGDRCDNIPGVDGIGNVHAVQLITKFGTLENLLKCVDEVEVDHIRKALIANADQAVLSKNLAMLRCDLPFYMVPFSTRDLTFNKPEDNGEKFTSLLNAISAYAEGFSADPIIRRAFYLWKKLEPP from the exons ATGGCGTGTTTTCATTCTATGAATCTTCGCACTCCTTGCTTATGGACGAGTCTACCTTGCATTCGGAGACACTTCTCAAGGAATCTGAAGGATGGAAATAAATTATTGAGTTTTAACAGATTATATGTGATCCGCCCTTCACCATTTCAAACCCTGAAG CAGTACTGTAGCTTATCTGGTAACTTAAGTTCTACTGTACCTGGTGATCATGCAATTCCCCATGGGAATGCAGTGATTTCTTCGAAAAAGGAACAAATATTTCACCAAGAGGCAGCTCTAGGGAGAGCCAACCTTCAAGAAACTGTGGTGAATGCTAAATCCTCAAATGGTAGAGTAATGCTTATTGATGGCACATCAGTCATTTATAGGGCCTACTACAAACTTCTAG CAAAACTGCACCATGGGTACCTATCACATGCTGATGGCAACGGTGACTGGGTTTTAACTATATTTACAGCTTTATCACTT ATAATTGATGTTCTGGAATTTGTTCCTTCACATGTAGCG GTGGTGTTTGACCATGATG GAATTCCATTTGGTCATACATCTATTTCTTCAAAAGAAAATGTCATGGGAAAAG GTTTAAATTTTCGTCATACTCTGTTTCCTTCATACAAGAGCAACCGCCCTCCTACACCGGATACCATAGTGCAGGGACTTCAATATTTGAAGGCATCCATCAAAGCTATGTCCATTAAGGTGATAGAG GTACCTGGTGTAGAAGCTGATGATGTGATTGGGACACTGGCTGCAAGGAGTGTTGATGAAGGGTTTAAG GTTCGAGTTGTCTCCCCAGACAAGGATTTCTTTCAGATCCTATGTCCTTCATTACGCCTACTACGAATTGCACCACGTGGCTATGA GATGGTTTCATTTGGAATGGAGGATTTCTCAAAAAGATATGGAGATCTGAAACCTTCTCAGTTTGTTGATGTAGTCTCTCTTGTGGGTGATAGATGTGATAATATCCCAG GAGTTGATGGAATTGGGAATGTCCATGCTGTTCAACTTATCACTAAGTTTG GCACATTGGAGAATTTACTGAAGTGTGTTGATGAAGTTGAAGTGGACCACATCAGGAAG GCCTTGATAGCAAATGCTGATCAAGCCGTCTTAAGCAAAAACTTG GCAATGCTGAGATGTGATCTTCCATTCTATATGGTACCATTTTCCACCAGAGATCTCACATTTAATAAACCCGAG GACAATGGGGAGAAATTCACGAGCCTTTTGAATGCCATAAGTGCATATGCAGAAGGATTCTCAGCTGATCCAATTATCAGAAGAGCGTTCTATTTGTGGAAGAAGCTCGAACCACCTTGA